In one window of Microbacterium dextranolyticum DNA:
- a CDS encoding acyl-CoA thioesterase, whose translation MNVWWRTLLTIWRARVLLRRHGTLPPHAVGRIRLRTLPTDIDLLMHMNNGRYASLFDLGRFDLLIRTGLWDAMNAHGWYAVVASESVSFRKSLQLWQRFTVESRLYGHDDKAVYQIHRAVVDGEVYAEMIVRARFLRKTGGVVNTEELFDALGRPDDLPPLPAWIPDWAAGSALPSTKAPAPSLWD comes from the coding sequence GTGAATGTGTGGTGGCGGACTCTCCTGACGATCTGGCGTGCACGGGTGCTGCTGCGGCGCCACGGCACCCTGCCGCCGCACGCCGTCGGACGCATCCGGCTGCGGACGCTGCCGACCGACATCGACCTGCTGATGCACATGAACAACGGGCGCTATGCCTCGCTGTTCGACCTCGGCCGCTTCGATCTGCTCATCCGCACGGGGCTGTGGGATGCCATGAACGCGCACGGCTGGTATGCGGTGGTGGCCAGTGAGTCGGTGAGCTTCCGCAAGTCGCTGCAGCTGTGGCAGCGGTTCACGGTCGAATCGCGCCTGTACGGGCACGACGACAAGGCGGTCTACCAGATCCACCGTGCGGTCGTCGACGGCGAGGTGTACGCGGAGATGATCGTCCGGGCGCGGTTCCTGCGCAAGACCGGCGGGGTCGTCAACACGGAGGAGCTGTTCGACGCACTGGGGCGCCCCGACGACCTGCCTCCGCTGCCGGCCTGGATCCCGGACTGGGCGGCGGGGTCGGCTCTGCCGTCGACGAAGGCCCCGGCGCCGAGCCTCTGGGACTGA
- a CDS encoding GNAT family N-acetyltransferase, with the protein MDAAPETAAPADIVVRPVRDVDAEALGRVHAACWHQTYDHLISKAALENVSPRRLAELWTHWAAQGPEFKMSAALADGEIIGFVGSGPARDRDAPRERELYFIYLLDQYHGTGTGQRLLDAAIEAGEPAYLWVAEDNPRAHRFYTRNGFTLDGATHTEPFLGETLTEVRFVR; encoded by the coding sequence ATGGATGCCGCCCCCGAGACAGCAGCCCCCGCCGACATCGTCGTCCGCCCCGTCAGAGACGTGGATGCCGAGGCCCTCGGCCGCGTGCACGCCGCATGCTGGCACCAGACCTACGACCACCTCATCAGCAAGGCAGCGCTCGAGAACGTCTCTCCGCGTCGGCTCGCCGAGCTGTGGACCCACTGGGCCGCCCAAGGCCCGGAGTTCAAGATGTCCGCCGCGCTCGCCGACGGCGAGATCATCGGTTTCGTCGGATCGGGCCCCGCGCGCGACCGCGACGCTCCCCGCGAACGCGAGCTCTACTTCATCTACCTGCTCGACCAGTACCACGGCACGGGCACCGGCCAGCGTCTGCTCGACGCCGCCATCGAGGCCGGCGAGCCCGCCTACCTCTGGGTCGCGGAGGACAATCCGCGTGCGCACCGCTTCTACACGCGCAACGGCTTCACTCTCGACGGAGCCACTCACACGGAGCCGTTCCTCGGCGAGACCCTGACCGAGGTCCGCTTCGTCCGCTGA